One window from the genome of Methanoculleus sp. 7T encodes:
- a CDS encoding type II toxin-antitoxin system HicA family toxin: MPRHPVVSGFKTIKVLEKLGFSFLRQVGSHVQMRKVVGDKRLRVTIPLHDELSMATQNTIVTDVAEFEGMTKEQIYDLLR, encoded by the coding sequence TTGCCGCGACACCCGGTTGTTAGTGGATTTAAGACGATCAAAGTCCTTGAAAAACTCGGTTTTTCTTTTCTCCGGCAGGTCGGGAGCCATGTCCAGATGCGTAAGGTTGTTGGAGATAAACGGCTCCGGGTTACCATACCCCTTCACGACGAACTCAGCATGGCCACGCAGAACACAATCGTCACCGACGTCGCAGAATTTGAGGGTATGACAAAAGAGCAAATCTACGATCTCTTACGGTAA
- a CDS encoding 60S ribosomal export protein NMD3, translating to MTIQTNICPRCGKPTEEGLCPQCRAADTKLLACEPRVTAVYCPVCDSQKRGKTWSDLRMPREDLIAELAVSAVSIHEDAKNLKVAVRSEDTASNRTACTVEVEGTLYSVPVSETCEVEILWQKEACDRCSRISGGYYEGIVQVRATDRKINAYEREVAASIAEQAEESLQQSGDRLSFISELEDSKDGVDITVGSQHLGQEIARMVTGALGGRYTTHPKLVGEKDGKALYRVTYSIRLPFYQKGDVVVSRGGYFEVREIDGRRLRVFDLQTGATRTLAETEVERLLGNVRDAESALVVFTQPNMVGLMDPKTYRTRELSAVPWTFPVEGQPIRVLRDEEQDRLVIVG from the coding sequence ATGACTATCCAGACAAACATCTGCCCCCGTTGCGGAAAACCGACCGAGGAAGGACTCTGCCCGCAGTGCCGGGCCGCCGATACCAAGCTGCTCGCCTGCGAGCCCCGCGTGACCGCGGTCTACTGCCCGGTCTGCGACTCGCAGAAGCGCGGCAAGACCTGGTCGGACCTGCGGATGCCGCGTGAGGACCTCATCGCCGAACTGGCGGTATCGGCGGTAAGCATCCACGAGGACGCAAAAAACCTCAAGGTTGCGGTCCGGTCGGAGGATACCGCGTCGAACAGGACGGCCTGCACCGTCGAGGTGGAGGGGACCCTCTACTCGGTCCCGGTCAGCGAGACCTGCGAGGTCGAGATCCTCTGGCAGAAGGAGGCCTGCGACCGGTGCAGCCGGATCTCCGGAGGTTACTACGAGGGCATCGTCCAGGTGCGGGCGACCGATCGGAAGATCAACGCTTACGAGCGCGAGGTCGCCGCGAGCATCGCAGAGCAGGCCGAAGAGTCCCTCCAGCAGTCGGGGGACCGCCTCTCGTTCATATCCGAACTTGAGGACTCAAAGGACGGCGTCGATATCACCGTCGGGTCCCAGCACCTCGGCCAGGAGATCGCACGGATGGTCACGGGGGCGCTCGGCGGGCGGTATACGACCCACCCGAAACTCGTCGGCGAGAAGGACGGCAAAGCGCTCTACCGCGTCACCTACTCCATCCGCCTCCCCTTCTACCAGAAGGGGGATGTGGTGGTATCCCGGGGCGGCTACTTCGAGGTCCGCGAGATCGACGGGCGGCGGCTCCGGGTCTTCGACCTGCAGACCGGTGCGACCCGGACCCTTGCCGAGACCGAGGTCGAGCGCCTCCTCGGGAACGTCCGCGACGCCGAGTCTGCGCTCGTCGTCTTCACGCAGCCGAACATGGTGGGGCTCATGGACCCGAAGACCTACCGGACACGGGAACTCAGCGCGGTGCCGTGGACGTTCCCGGTTGAGGGGCAGCCGATCCGGGTGCTTCGCGACGAAGAGCAGGACCGCCTGGTCATCGTCGGGTGA
- a CDS encoding 4-phosphopantoate--beta-alanine ligase, with the protein MIPKDHPRYRSLIARERLARCAREGVVALEGLAAHGRGEAFDYLIGERTSESAHLAARTAAAMLLSARHAVISVNGNTAALAADEVAALQRASGADVEVNLFHRTEERIAMITRLLEEHGVRVLSGTPERLVPLAHDRGLCLPEGIGDADVVLVPLEDGDRCEALRKMGKVVITVDLNPLSRTARTATLTVVDELTRALPAITAACASLDPGERERLVASLDNTYLLRAAIDEMRERLAHALE; encoded by the coding sequence ATGATTCCGAAAGACCATCCACGTTACCGCTCTCTCATCGCCCGCGAGCGGCTGGCCCGGTGCGCCCGCGAGGGCGTCGTCGCACTGGAAGGGCTTGCCGCCCACGGGCGCGGGGAGGCGTTCGATTACCTTATCGGCGAACGGACGAGCGAAAGCGCGCATCTAGCCGCCCGGACGGCCGCCGCGATGCTCCTCTCCGCCCGCCATGCAGTGATCTCAGTGAACGGGAACACCGCGGCGCTTGCGGCGGACGAGGTCGCGGCGCTTCAACGGGCGAGCGGCGCCGACGTCGAGGTGAACCTCTTCCACCGGACCGAGGAGCGGATAGCGATGATCACCCGGCTCCTTGAGGAGCACGGCGTCCGGGTCCTCTCCGGGACGCCGGAACGGCTCGTCCCGCTCGCCCACGACCGCGGGCTCTGCCTCCCGGAGGGCATCGGGGACGCCGACGTGGTCCTCGTGCCGCTCGAGGACGGGGACCGCTGCGAGGCGCTCCGAAAGATGGGCAAAGTGGTCATCACCGTCGACCTAAACCCGCTCTCCCGGACCGCACGCACGGCGACCCTGACGGTCGTCGATGAACTGACGCGTGCGCTCCCCGCGATCACCGCGGCGTGCGCCTCCCTCGACCCCGGCGAGCGCGAGCGCCTGGTCGCCTCGCTTGACAATACCTATCTTCTTCGGGCGGCAATAGATGAGATGAGAGAGAGACTGGCCCATGCTCTGGAGTGA
- a CDS encoding dihydroneopterin aldolase family protein, producing MFTDREKAAFEAGIKLGALYHQFVGTPIARETAATVEAAIEQAVGLQPYVTNISVRLNRDMMVSNRFGYSELAGKMFDVEITTEVGAAVCRARLRLEDDYPMMEIIEIHETT from the coding sequence ATGTTCACCGACCGCGAGAAAGCGGCGTTCGAAGCCGGCATCAAACTCGGCGCCCTCTACCACCAGTTCGTCGGGACGCCCATCGCCCGCGAGACCGCCGCGACCGTCGAAGCAGCCATCGAGCAGGCCGTCGGCCTCCAGCCCTACGTGACCAATATCAGTGTCAGGCTGAACCGCGACATGATGGTCTCAAACAGGTTCGGCTACTCGGAACTCGCCGGGAAGATGTTCGACGTCGAGATCACGACCGAGGTCGGAGCGGCCGTCTGCCGGGCCAGGCTGCGCCTCGAGGACGACTACCCCATGATGGAGATCATCGAGATCCATGAAACTACCTGA
- a CDS encoding winged helix-turn-helix domain-containing protein, with protein MEPVDIVLTKDTFEVLGPGTRLDILKTLSSRRMTVTELADSQSTVHHHLQRLADAGLVAADDGGHAWVYYALAMIGESRQQRTSLWMRESCNLYTLFTSVRPRSNAFNGLIAPKDQKTVVDTPRGTPAGAVFIHRRPGAEVRSACPKTPVSPVFTRNNRCGSLPRRLWRLDE; from the coding sequence ATGGAGCCGGTCGATATCGTCCTGACGAAGGATACGTTCGAGGTCCTTGGACCCGGGACCCGGCTTGATATTTTAAAGACCTTATCCTCACGCAGGATGACGGTCACGGAACTCGCGGACAGCCAGTCCACGGTTCATCACCACCTGCAGAGGCTAGCCGACGCCGGTCTTGTCGCCGCCGACGATGGCGGGCACGCCTGGGTGTATTACGCGCTCGCGATGATCGGGGAGTCCCGGCAGCAGAGGACTTCTCTGTGGATGAGGGAGTCATGTAATCTATATACGCTTTTCACATCCGTTCGACCGAGATCGAACGCTTTCAACGGTCTTATCGCACCAAAAGACCAAAAAACAGTTGTAGATACTCCACGCGGCACCCCTGCCGGCGCGGTGTTTATTCATCGGCGGCCCGGGGCCGAGGTGCGCTCTGCGTGCCCAAAGACACCGGTTTCGCCGGTGTTCACGAGGAACAACCGCTGCGGCTCTCTGCCCCGGCGGCTATGGAGGTTAGATGAATGA
- a CDS encoding AAA family ATPase — MLWSEVYRPKRCDDIIGQDEVVRYLVSFADARSVPHMLISGPHGTGKTIAVECMARRLYAENWEANTSVFSAADLLGRGRSALETDERFAQIYRKDQSLIVNFKYIVKWYASMRPLDADFKLMVFEDAEDLTFEAQQALRRTMERYSATCRFIFVTTRPSAVIPAIASRCLPLFFAPLESATVRARLEEILAAEGAALPADDLDLIVHAAQGDLRRAIVYLQLAVELGDDFDLAEVSRSETGNVAASAFDAVRAGNFDAARRIAESLMIEYGLSAREVVHELRQVVRRECYSHPVLAVALADADHRLCHNANDFVQVNALLARIAREVFGEESTATL, encoded by the coding sequence ATGCTCTGGAGTGAGGTCTACCGCCCGAAGCGGTGCGACGATATCATCGGACAGGACGAGGTCGTCCGCTACCTTGTCTCGTTTGCGGACGCGCGGAGCGTGCCCCATATGCTCATCTCAGGCCCGCACGGCACCGGCAAGACCATAGCCGTCGAGTGTATGGCGCGAAGGCTCTACGCCGAGAACTGGGAGGCGAACACGAGCGTCTTCAGCGCCGCCGACCTCCTCGGGAGAGGGAGGAGCGCTCTTGAGACCGATGAGCGCTTTGCCCAGATCTACCGGAAGGACCAGAGCCTGATCGTCAACTTCAAGTACATCGTGAAGTGGTACGCCTCGATGCGTCCGCTCGACGCCGACTTCAAACTGATGGTCTTTGAGGACGCCGAGGACCTGACGTTTGAGGCGCAGCAGGCCCTGCGGCGGACCATGGAGCGCTACAGCGCCACATGCCGGTTCATCTTCGTCACCACCCGGCCTTCGGCGGTCATCCCCGCCATCGCGTCGCGGTGCCTGCCGCTCTTCTTCGCCCCGCTCGAGAGCGCAACCGTCCGCGCCCGCCTTGAGGAGATCCTCGCCGCCGAGGGGGCCGCGCTCCCGGCCGACGACCTCGACCTGATCGTCCATGCCGCACAGGGCGACCTGCGGCGGGCGATCGTCTACCTGCAACTCGCCGTCGAGTTGGGGGACGACTTCGACCTCGCGGAGGTCTCGCGCTCCGAGACCGGGAACGTGGCCGCATCTGCGTTCGACGCCGTACGGGCCGGCAACTTCGACGCCGCACGCCGGATCGCCGAGTCGCTGATGATCGAGTACGGGCTCTCGGCGCGGGAGGTCGTCCACGAACTCCGGCAGGTGGTCAGGCGCGAATGCTACAGCCACCCGGTCCTTGCCGTCGCGCTCGCCGACGCGGACCACCGGCTCTGCCACAACGCAAACGACTTTGTGCAGGTCAATGCACTTCTTGCCCGGATTGCTCGGGAGGTGTTCGGTGAAGAAAGTACAGCAACACTATGA
- a CDS encoding serpin family protein — protein sequence MRTDPFPNICILLVLASLVALGCMVAGCAGIPGTMPASTTLPTGTINVTPGNSWFAFDLYRCLATDPVHAGENIFFSPYSISSALAITREGARGTTADEIESVLHLPENETIRRAGFAGLDAWLNRGNGNYTLHTANALWAEETYPFLPDYIDVAARWYGANVTNLDFKNKPEGSRETINQWVEERTEDRIRDLLPDGSVNPLTRLVITNAIYFKGTWAEQFDPDRTTDEGFRVAPDETVTVPMMHGDAVYGYTETEALQALEMPYAHESGNGLAMLVLLPKEDNLTAAEEAFDDETVAGLRKSLIQKRVMVFFPKFTLDAEYSLRGTLSAMGMPTAFTDDADLSGMDGTRGLFISNVVHKAFVDVNEEGTEAAAATGVVIAEGVQPELAPVFRADHPFVFLIVEKDTGTILFMGRVVNPEGP from the coding sequence ATGAGAACAGATCCTTTCCCGAATATTTGCATTCTGCTGGTTCTGGCATCGCTGGTCGCACTCGGCTGTATGGTCGCGGGATGCGCCGGGATACCGGGAACGATGCCCGCAAGCACCACCCTGCCGACAGGGACGATCAACGTAACACCTGGAAATAGCTGGTTCGCGTTCGATCTCTACCGGTGCCTCGCGACCGACCCGGTTCATGCGGGCGAAAACATCTTCTTCTCGCCCTACAGCATCTCGTCGGCCCTTGCGATCACCCGTGAAGGTGCCCGCGGCACGACCGCCGACGAGATCGAATCGGTGCTGCACCTTCCGGAGAACGAGACCATCCGGAGAGCCGGGTTTGCCGGGCTGGATGCCTGGCTGAACCGGGGGAACGGCAACTACACCCTCCACACGGCAAACGCCCTCTGGGCAGAGGAGACCTACCCGTTCCTCCCGGACTACATCGACGTGGCCGCTCGCTGGTACGGAGCAAACGTCACGAACCTCGACTTCAAGAACAAACCCGAGGGGTCGCGGGAGACGATCAACCAGTGGGTGGAGGAGCGGACCGAAGATCGGATCCGCGACCTGTTACCAGATGGTTCAGTCAACCCCCTGACCCGGCTCGTGATCACGAACGCGATCTACTTCAAGGGCACCTGGGCCGAGCAGTTCGACCCCGACAGGACGACCGATGAGGGGTTCCGGGTTGCACCGGACGAGACCGTGACCGTCCCGATGATGCACGGGGACGCCGTCTATGGGTATACAGAGACCGAAGCCCTCCAGGCGCTCGAGATGCCATATGCCCACGAGAGCGGGAACGGCCTTGCGATGCTCGTCCTTCTGCCGAAGGAAGATAACCTGACGGCTGCCGAAGAGGCCTTCGACGACGAAACGGTTGCAGGACTCCGGAAGTCATTGATACAGAAGCGCGTCATGGTCTTCTTCCCGAAGTTCACGCTTGATGCAGAGTACAGCCTTCGGGGAACCCTTTCGGCGATGGGGATGCCGACGGCGTTTACCGACGATGCCGACCTCTCCGGGATGGACGGCACAAGGGGTCTCTTCATCAGCAACGTCGTCCATAAGGCGTTCGTGGACGTGAACGAGGAGGGGACCGAGGCCGCGGCAGCGACCGGTGTTGTGATAGCGGAGGGTGTACAGCCGGAGCTCGCACCCGTCTTCCGTGCGGACCACCCGTTTGTCTTCCTCATCGTCGAGAAGGACACCGGCACGATCCTCTTCATGGGGAGGGTCGTTAACCCCGAAGGCCCGTGA
- a CDS encoding class I SAM-dependent methyltransferase produces MKKVQQHYDEVADIYDDRYDGHRGRCYHGHISDHVMNALPKGGLLLDIGCGTGLFVERYVEEGGRAVGLDISPGMVRHGRQRCPDSEFCVGTADILPFRDATFDALASLLAFSYVPDPEAMLRESYRVLKPGGRIAVCTLSRTVFTSVVPLIYRMGEKAGLKSVCVGDFDEHYYTNDEIASLFSEAGFEDVSVSRCTFAHLSLADPIFTLARKVEPFVEENLPYLAYNVCAAGKKPED; encoded by the coding sequence GTGAAGAAAGTACAGCAACACTATGACGAGGTCGCGGATATCTACGACGACCGCTACGACGGCCACCGCGGGAGGTGTTACCACGGGCACATCTCCGACCATGTGATGAACGCGCTCCCGAAGGGGGGTCTCCTCCTCGACATCGGGTGCGGGACCGGGCTCTTTGTGGAGCGCTACGTCGAGGAGGGCGGCCGGGCGGTCGGCCTCGATATCAGCCCCGGCATGGTCCGGCACGGGCGGCAGCGCTGTCCTGACAGCGAGTTCTGCGTCGGGACCGCCGATATCCTCCCATTCCGGGACGCCACTTTCGATGCCCTCGCAAGCCTGCTCGCCTTCAGTTACGTCCCCGACCCGGAGGCTATGCTCCGGGAGTCCTACCGGGTCTTGAAGCCCGGCGGCCGGATCGCCGTCTGCACCCTCTCGCGGACGGTCTTTACGAGCGTCGTCCCGCTCATCTACCGGATGGGAGAGAAGGCCGGCCTAAAGAGCGTCTGCGTCGGAGACTTCGACGAGCACTACTACACCAACGACGAGATTGCCTCACTCTTCAGCGAGGCCGGGTTCGAGGACGTCTCGGTCAGCCGGTGCACGTTTGCGCATTTAAGCCTCGCAGACCCGATATTTACACTCGCCCGGAAGGTGGAGCCCTTCGTTGAGGAGAACCTCCCCTACCTCGCCTATAACGTCTGTGCGGCCGGAAAAAAACCGGAAGATTGA
- a CDS encoding pantoate kinase: MVRTAVAFSPGHISGYFKRVEGSEPGSTGSVGAGVVIDEGVRSTVVPAAATSIRVVRPGRASVGSPPVEYALDRLGVTAHVTTECRLPIGAGFGLSAAALLSTLTAANYLFGLGLSADEVAARAHEAEVFHRTGLGDVAASQAGGVVCRMGPGIHADITRFYPEEPLYAMSLGPLPTASVLSSPDAMERIAAAYPDRCPRDLADFCRLSRGFAEKSGLIAPEVQQVLRACDAASVPASMTMLGNGVFAAGVPAEGVLSGFGEVYRLNVARRGAYLIEMKP; encoded by the coding sequence ATGGTCCGGACTGCTGTAGCCTTCTCCCCCGGACATATATCCGGCTACTTCAAGCGCGTCGAGGGGAGCGAGCCCGGGAGCACCGGGAGCGTCGGGGCCGGCGTGGTCATCGACGAGGGGGTGCGCTCGACGGTTGTCCCTGCCGCGGCGACGAGCATCCGGGTGGTCCGGCCGGGCCGTGCGAGCGTCGGGTCGCCGCCGGTCGAGTACGCCCTCGATCGGTTGGGGGTCACCGCTCATGTCACCACGGAGTGCCGGCTCCCCATCGGCGCCGGGTTCGGCCTCTCGGCGGCCGCACTTCTCTCGACGCTCACGGCGGCAAACTATCTCTTCGGCCTCGGCCTCTCGGCGGACGAGGTGGCAGCCAGGGCCCACGAGGCCGAGGTCTTCCACCGCACCGGCCTTGGGGATGTTGCCGCGAGTCAGGCCGGCGGGGTCGTCTGCAGGATGGGACCCGGCATCCACGCGGATATCACCCGCTTCTACCCCGAAGAGCCCCTCTACGCCATGAGCCTCGGCCCGCTCCCGACCGCCTCGGTCCTCTCGTCGCCCGATGCGATGGAGCGGATAGCAGCCGCGTATCCGGACCGCTGTCCCCGGGACCTCGCCGACTTCTGCCGGCTCTCAAGGGGGTTTGCCGAGAAGAGCGGGCTCATCGCGCCGGAGGTGCAGCAAGTGCTTCGCGCCTGCGACGCCGCGAGCGTCCCGGCGAGCATGACGATGCTCGGAAACGGCGTCTTTGCCGCAGGAGTACCCGCCGAGGGGGTGCTCTCGGGGTTCGGGGAGGTCTACCGCCTCAACGTCGCACGCCGCGGCGCATACTTAATCGAGATGAAACCATGA
- the coaBC gene encoding bifunctional phosphopantothenoylcysteine decarboxylase/phosphopantothenate--cysteine ligase CoaBC — protein sequence MKTLLGKTVVLAVTGSIAAVETVKLAHALRRRGATVQAVMTPAAAGIIHPDALTYATGRPAITRITGLVEHVLYCGEGGAADLLLIAPCTANTIGKIACGIDDTPVTTFATTALGRGMPVVVAPAMHESMYRHPGVAENLRRLRSWGIDVVDPKIEEGKAKVAENDVVVLHAERAVSGRPLAGKRVLITSGACAEPLDDVRVLTTRSTGQMGRALALEAFRFGADVTVVHRDSFPCVRNIHVTTAAEMREAVLRVCRDEGVDIYASAAAISDFAPERREGKIPSGSPLTVRLDPLPKVIDAVMAACRPVTVAFKLGWNEEERARAMLKAGVRMVVVNAPPVMGAAEGSFSLMTAGGVTEVTGSKEEVAAAVWSGLL from the coding sequence GTGAAGACACTCTTGGGAAAGACGGTGGTCCTCGCCGTGACGGGGAGCATCGCAGCCGTGGAGACCGTGAAACTCGCTCACGCCCTGCGCCGCCGGGGCGCAACGGTGCAGGCGGTCATGACCCCGGCGGCGGCCGGGATCATCCACCCCGACGCCCTGACGTATGCGACCGGGCGGCCGGCGATCACCAGGATCACCGGCCTCGTGGAGCACGTCCTCTACTGCGGCGAAGGCGGGGCCGCGGACCTCCTCCTGATCGCTCCCTGCACGGCAAACACCATCGGAAAGATCGCCTGCGGTATCGACGACACCCCGGTCACGACCTTTGCGACGACCGCGCTCGGGCGGGGGATGCCGGTGGTTGTGGCCCCGGCGATGCACGAGAGCATGTACCGCCATCCGGGGGTTGCCGAGAACTTACGGAGGCTCCGCTCCTGGGGCATCGACGTCGTCGACCCGAAGATTGAGGAGGGGAAGGCGAAGGTTGCCGAGAACGACGTCGTCGTCCTCCACGCCGAGCGGGCGGTCTCCGGCAGGCCGCTTGCAGGGAAACGGGTCCTGATCACGAGCGGGGCGTGTGCGGAGCCTCTCGACGACGTCAGGGTCCTCACCACGCGGTCGACCGGGCAGATGGGGCGGGCGCTTGCGCTCGAGGCCTTCCGGTTCGGCGCCGACGTGACGGTGGTGCACAGGGATTCGTTTCCCTGTGTACGGAATATCCATGTCACGACCGCCGCGGAGATGCGGGAAGCGGTCCTCCGGGTCTGCCGGGACGAGGGGGTCGATATCTACGCGAGCGCGGCGGCTATATCCGACTTCGCGCCTGAGCGCCGCGAGGGGAAGATCCCGAGCGGATCGCCCCTGACGGTCAGGCTCGATCCCCTTCCGAAGGTCATCGATGCGGTGATGGCCGCCTGCCGCCCCGTGACGGTGGCGTTCAAACTTGGGTGGAACGAGGAGGAGCGGGCGAGGGCCATGCTCAAGGCCGGTGTGCGGATGGTCGTGGTGAACGCCCCGCCGGTGATGGGGGCGGCGGAGGGGTCGTTCTCGCTCATGACCGCCGGCGGGGTCACCGAGGTGACCGGGAGCAAAGAGGAGGTCGCGGCAGCGGTATGGTCCGGACTGCTGTAG
- a CDS encoding DUF424 domain-containing protein yields MYLKVHHVPGAGEVVAACDSELLGVTLTHGDVEVCITGGFYGTQRAAEEEVGRALLGATNANIIGKRVVALAIAMGLIREEDCVMIGDVPHAQIFGI; encoded by the coding sequence ATGTACTTGAAAGTGCACCACGTACCGGGCGCCGGTGAAGTGGTGGCTGCCTGCGACTCCGAACTGCTCGGCGTCACCCTGACGCACGGAGACGTAGAGGTCTGCATCACCGGAGGGTTTTACGGCACACAGCGTGCCGCCGAGGAGGAGGTCGGCCGGGCTCTATTGGGCGCGACGAACGCGAATATCATCGGGAAGCGCGTCGTAGCCCTCGCCATCGCCATGGGGCTGATCAGAGAGGAGGACTGCGTCATGATCGGCGACGTGCCCCACGCCCAGATATTCGGGATATAA
- a CDS encoding class I SAM-dependent methyltransferase: MRARKVPAAALAGLLDAAWVDRTRRPYVRDGTAWVPVREGYPADEDLPEREGYRGRGYYLVGDIAVLHGDAPSEEELAAIVRHCRPRGVVRVKGFSGAMRVPDTEVLYGTTGEVRHREQGYTFILDPTRVMFAQGNRVEKARIASLIRPGERVADMFAGIGYFSIPAASSGAWVHAMEINPTAFEYLQRNIMANHVADRATAEVGDCRDLLSGVYDRILMGHFDAPSMLADALAHVRSGSVLHVHSIGDAASAIRDAVAEAGFAAAVTSRRVKKYGPHAWHMVQDVTIS; this comes from the coding sequence ATGCGTGCGCGGAAGGTGCCGGCGGCCGCCCTCGCCGGGCTTCTGGACGCGGCGTGGGTGGACCGCACCCGCCGACCCTACGTCCGCGACGGCACCGCTTGGGTCCCGGTCAGGGAGGGGTATCCGGCCGACGAAGACCTGCCCGAGCGGGAGGGCTACCGGGGGCGCGGATATTACCTCGTCGGCGATATCGCGGTGCTCCACGGCGATGCGCCGTCGGAGGAGGAACTGGCTGCGATCGTCAGGCACTGCCGCCCCCGGGGAGTCGTCCGGGTGAAGGGGTTTTCGGGCGCAATGCGTGTCCCGGACACCGAGGTCCTCTACGGGACCACCGGCGAGGTGCGCCACCGCGAGCAGGGCTACACCTTCATTCTCGACCCGACACGGGTGATGTTTGCCCAGGGTAACCGCGTAGAAAAGGCGAGGATTGCTTCCCTCATCCGTCCCGGCGAGCGGGTCGCCGATATGTTCGCCGGGATCGGCTACTTCTCTATACCCGCCGCCTCGAGCGGCGCATGGGTCCACGCGATGGAGATCAATCCGACAGCATTTGAATACCTGCAACGAAACATTATGGCAAACCATGTCGCGGATCGCGCCACGGCAGAGGTCGGAGATTGTCGGGATCTTCTCTCCGGGGTCTACGACCGTATCCTGATGGGGCACTTCGACGCCCCGTCGATGCTCGCCGACGCCCTCGCCCATGTCCGCAGCGGGAGCGTGCTGCACGTCCACAGCATCGGCGATGCGGCGTCCGCGATCCGCGATGCGGTGGCGGAGGCGGGCTTTGCGGCGGCGGTGACCTCCCGCCGGGTGAAGAAGTACGGCCCGCACGCATGGCACATGGTGCAGGATGTGACGATATCGTGA
- a CDS encoding TatD family hydrolase, which produces MKLPEIPITDDHIHIDPQNGRGIEAAKDFRRSGGTHIFLVSKPSWSFGIEPSSGEDYREVFDATLRVADMVRETGLVVYPVLGVHPAEMNRLAERMSLEAAAGVMTAGLDLAARYVEEGQAVALKSGRPHYEVAPEVLDASNAVLFHALELGAACGCAVQLHAESGPCADVVDMAGRAGIPVERVVKHFATPDTPLMPSFIARHEDIPALARAGRRFTMESDYMDENERPGAVIGPKSVPRFTRRYLEEGLITEEDAWRIHAETPSRTYGVDIVLS; this is translated from the coding sequence ATGAAACTACCTGAGATACCGATCACTGACGACCATATCCACATCGACCCGCAGAACGGCCGGGGGATCGAGGCCGCAAAGGACTTTAGGCGCAGCGGAGGGACTCACATCTTCCTCGTCTCGAAACCCTCCTGGTCGTTCGGCATCGAACCCTCCTCCGGCGAAGACTACCGGGAGGTCTTCGACGCGACGCTCCGGGTGGCCGATATGGTCCGGGAGACCGGGCTCGTCGTCTACCCGGTCCTCGGCGTCCACCCGGCTGAGATGAACCGTCTCGCTGAGAGGATGAGCCTTGAAGCGGCCGCCGGGGTGATGACGGCAGGACTCGACCTCGCCGCTCGCTACGTCGAAGAAGGGCAGGCCGTCGCCCTCAAAAGCGGGCGGCCCCACTATGAAGTGGCTCCGGAGGTGCTTGATGCTTCAAACGCAGTCCTCTTCCATGCGCTCGAACTCGGGGCCGCGTGCGGCTGCGCGGTGCAGCTCCACGCCGAGAGCGGGCCCTGCGCCGATGTCGTGGATATGGCCGGCCGGGCGGGAATCCCGGTCGAACGGGTCGTCAAACACTTCGCAACCCCGGATACGCCCCTTATGCCCTCCTTCATCGCGCGGCACGAGGATATCCCGGCGCTCGCCCGGGCAGGACGGCGGTTCACCATGGAGAGCGACTACATGGACGAGAATGAGAGGCCCGGCGCGGTTATCGGCCCGAAGTCGGTCCCCCGGTTCACGCGCCGCTACCTCGAAGAGGGGCTTATCACCGAAGAGGATGCCTGGCGCATTCACGCCGAGACCCCGTCGCGCACCTACGGCGTGGATATCGTCCTTTCCTAG
- a CDS encoding type II toxin-antitoxin system HicA family toxin, with product MLGFQVVRTGNHIALLCGNQDGTTMPLGISNHSKLKGSTLRAICTPAGIPRQEFLRVYEQS from the coding sequence GTGCTTGGATTTCAGGTCGTCAGGACGGGCAACCATATCGCACTTCTCTGCGGCAATCAGGACGGCACAACGATGCCGCTCGGAATCTCGAACCACTCCAAACTCAAAGGCTCGACCCTGCGAGCCATCTGCACCCCGGCAGGGATTCCACGCCAGGAGTTCCTGCGGGTGTATGAACAGAGTTAA